The Dendropsophus ebraccatus isolate aDenEbr1 chromosome 3, aDenEbr1.pat, whole genome shotgun sequence genomic interval ctcccctgtagtctcttatatagtagccagccctctccatagtctcttatattgtagccagccctcccccatagtcccttatatagtagccagccctcccccatagtctcttatatagtagccagccctcccctgtagtctcttatatagtagccagccctcccccatagtctctcatatagtagccagccctcccaatagtctcatatagtagccagcctcccccatagtctcttatattgtagccagccctcccccatagtctcttatatagtagccagccctcccccatagtctcttatatagtagccagccctcccctgtagtctcttatatagtagccagccctcccctgtagtctctcatatagtagccagccctcccaatagtctcatatagtagccagcctcccccatagtctcttatatagtagccagccctccccatagtctcttatattgtagccagccctcccccatagtctcttatatagtagccagccctcccccatagtctctcatatagtagccagccctcccaatagtctcatatagtagccagcctcccccatagtctcttatattgtagccagccctcccccatagtctcttatatagtagccagccctcccccatagtctcttatatagtagccagccctcccctgtagtctcttatatagtagccagccctcccccatagtctctcatatagtagccagccctcccaatagtctcatatagtagccagcctcccccatagtctcttatatagtagccagccctccccatagtctcttatattgtagccagccctcccccatagtctcttatatagtagccagccctcccccatagtctcttatatagtagccagccctcccctgtagtctcttatatagtagccagccctcccctgtagtctctcatatagtagccagccctcccctggagtctcttatatagtagccagccctcccctgtagtctcttatatagtagccagccctcccccatagtctctcatatagtagccagccctcccctgtagtcccttatatagtagccagccctcccccatagtctctcatatagtagccgccctccccatagtcccttatatagtagccagccctcccctgtagtctcttatatagtagccagccctccccctaatctcttatatagtagccagccctcccccatagtctcttatatagtagccagccctcccctgtagtctcttatatagtagccagccctccccctaatctcttatatagtagccagccctccccatagtctcttatatagtagccagccctcccctgtagtctcttatatagtagccatccctcccctgtagtctcttatatagtagtcagccctcccctgtaggaTTTTATATAGTAgccgccctcccccatagtctctcatatagtagccagccctcccctgtagtctctcacatagtagccagccctcccccatcgtctcatatagtagccagccctcccccatagtctcttatatagtagccagccctcccccatagtttcttatatagtagccagccctcccctgtagtctcttatatagtagacagccctcccctgtagtctcttatatagtagccagccctcccccatagtttcttatatagtagccagccctcccctgtagtctcttatatagtagccagccctcccctgtagtctcttatatagtagccagccctctccatagtctcatatagtagccagccctcccctgtagtctcttatatagtagccagccctcctctgtagtctcttatatagtagccagccctcccctgtagtctcttatatagtagccagccctccccatagtctcatatagtagccagccctccccatagtctctcatatagtagtcagccctcccccatagtctcttatatagtagccagccctcccccatagtctcttatatagtagccagccctccccatagtctctgatatagtagccagccctcccccatagtctcttatatagtagccagccttcccctgtgGGCCATCCTGTGTATATTCATGCTGAACAAGGGCAGTTAGCTATACAAGTATtcattctgttttttgttttttttaaccttgttCTGATTTCAATTTTCAGATGCAATTCAGAAATAAAATATGATTCCGAGAAGCATTTCCGAGACCACGTCTTTTATGCCCCAATCCCGACTGTCACCTCCTTCAGTGAAACCATCATCTCCACCCCTAACTGCACGTGGAGGAATTACAAATCTCAGCTGGTGTTTGAGCCCCGCAACAAACCTCTGAGGTTTCAGAGCACGACCATCATCTACCCGAAACACGCCAAGAACATTTACAGGACGACGCTCAACTACAACTGCGGGGGGCCGAAAAAATGGTTCGCCTCCAGCGTACAGCTGGAACTGTTTGAGGAAGCCAGCCCTTGTATGATATACACAGACGAGCTGTAATTTATCGCCACCTTATCGAAGGGCCCAAATCGTAAGGCAACTATGGAGGAGATCCTCTACAGTCTGGATCGAAAATTCTTCAAACTTTTCTGATTTTGAGTGAAACTGAAGACATAGACGCTCGAACGGGATTGACAGTATCATTCTTATTGATAAtcctttttctatttttcccccaTCTTCTGTTGTATGCAAAGTATAATCGGAAGAGTTGTTGAAAGGGTTAACTGTGAGAATTTTTGGATGGATCCTGAAGTCTCTAACGTGGCTGTGCGAGCATCTAACCACCCTTGGTACGTTCAGGACAAAACTAAGGGAATCATcccacaacagaaaaaaaaaacgggaTAAAAATGAACACGAGAGAAGCAGGTCGGGGGGTCAGCTCTTATACAGAGGGATCGGTGCAATGGGTGGCTTACCGGCTAccaaaactttttgaaaagttggAAAGTTTTGAGATGTTTGATGAGTTGGGTAGAGATAAGGAAGGAAGTGAGAACTTATTCCTCTACCACCAGTAGAAGAACCAGTATGTTGTGCTTTATCAGCTAGTAATGCCTAGATCATAGGTGTGTTCAGGCAACGACTGCAGTTTGGATGACAAGAGCTACGGTCACCTTTAagacttttatttaaaggggattaTATGAGTGACCTTGAGAGTGAAGCAGGTATATGCAGTAAGTTGATTTATGATGTACTAAGTAGTCAAAAAGATGTACTTCCCTAATGAAATGTGACATGTTATGTAAGAATACAAGAAATCGTACATTAGTAGGTGAATCATTgtgttatttttaaaggggtattccgcttaaacataactttttatatgttgctgcccctggtgagactaacaattaattcctcACTGAGAttaacttactgtgattaacccccCAGGCATTATAAAATTGCAGataaaagcctgccagggacgtgtttacatcagctgtctcagattggaggggggagaagacagagagaacagctcacactgttttctgtgtcttcagtagaaagcagcagctcaggactgggggaaggagactgaatagataataacaagtatggaaggaattgttagtctcaccatgggcagcagtatATGAAAgcttatgtttgagcagaatacccctttaactccaacgTTTTGTGCTGATCCATTTCTTCATACATCTCTAGAAAGGTGGGAGCTTCATTTTTCTGAAACGGTTTTCTCTATCTCCTGCATTGAGGATAAAATTCTGGTAACCTGGAGTCAACATATGAGCCTAGGAGTTTATTGCTTACTATGTTTTTGTTGGGGCCGATGTACTGTAACAATATGC includes:
- the RFLNA gene encoding refilin-A; amino-acid sequence: MVGHLNLQGMEDSLKEKNREGLLDSPDSGLPPSPSPPFYSISPGITESRSEGSITPTQYPGYACKKEAREGKVIPYLLLNNTPPEARPRMHPVVFGESIEVNPEPVQEIRCNSEIKYDSEKHFRDHVFYAPIPTVTSFSETIISTPNCTWRNYKSQLVFEPRNKPLRFQSTTIIYPKHAKNIYRTTLNYNCGGPKKWFASSVQLELFEEASPCMIYTDEL